TCATCGATGCGTGGGGCGGCGCGATCTCGGTCGAGAGCGAGCCGGGGCATGGAACCACGGTTCGCATCGAGTTGAGAGTGGCCAGGGGCTAGGGCATAGAGCCTCGGTCCATCGTCAGGGGTCATTCGGCTCTCCCACGGCACTTAGAAGCCCCCTCTATCCCGTGAGCCCAAGATCAGCCTTTCCCGGTCCCGCCATCCGCACCGTTTTGATATTCACGAACTCGCGCAATCCAAACTTGCTCAACTCGCGACCATAGCCGCTGGCTTTCACCCCACCAAACGGAAAGCGCGGATCGGAGGCCACCATGCCGTTGATGAATACGCTTCCGGCCTGCAGCTCGAGAGCGAACTTACGCGCTTCGGCTCCCTCGGTCGTCCACGCGCTCGCGCCGAGTCCAAAACGGGTCGAGTTTGCGATGCGGATGGCATCGTCGATGTCTCGCGCGCGGATGAGCGCAGCCACGGGACCGAACACTTCCTCGCGATACGCGGGTGAGTCGGCGGGCACCTCGACAAGCACAGTCGGTTCGTAGTAGAAGCCGGTCCCCGATCTCGGCCGGCCACCCGTAAGCACTTTTGCACCGCGACGGACGCTCTCCTTCACCTGCTGATCGAGATCTTTCCGGATCTGATCGGTCGCCAGTGGCCCGACATCCGTTTTCTCATCCATCGGGTCGCCCACGACCAGCGCTTTAGTGTACTGTACGAACAGCTCGCAGAACTCTTCGTAGATCTGTTCGTGCAAGACAAACCGCTTCGCGGCGATGCACGACTGTCCGTTGTTGATCGTTCGTGCTTTCACCGCCGTTGTCGCCGCGCGCTCGATGTCGGCACTCGGCATGACGATGAAGGGATCGCTGCCTCCGAGCTCGAGCACGGTTTTCTTGATGCGTTGTCCAGCGCGCGCCGCGACCTCGCTGCCAGCGTGCTCGCTGCCCGTGAGGGTGGCGGCAACGATGCGCTCGTCGTCGAGCAGCGCTGGAATCGTCTCGGATCCGATGAGCAAAGTCTGAAAGACTCCATCGGGCGCACCTGCATCACGAAAGAGGGCCTCGAGGGCGAGTGCGCACTGCGGGACATTCGACGCGTGCTTCAGGAGCCCAACGTTGCCGGCGCAGAGCGCCGGCGCCGCGAAGCGAATTACCTGCCAGAATGGAAAATTCCATGGCATGATCGCGAGCACGACGCCGAGCGGCTGAAACGCGACGTATCCGGTTTCGCCTGTGATGTCGATCGGCTCGTCGGCGAGGAATGCTTCCGCGTGGTCCGCATAGTAGCGACAGCCGAGGCCACATTTCGCCGCCTCCTCGACGGCGGAACGCAACGTCTTGCCCATCTCGAGTGTCATCAAACGGCCGTATTGATCCTTGCGTTTCTCCAGGAGATCCCCGGCGCGTCGGACGATCCGCGCGCGCTCGGCCACGGGCGTTCGCGCCCACGTTAGGCGCGCCTGCGCCGCTCGCGCGAGCTTCGCATCGATGTCGTCGGCGGAAAGCGCGCTGAATTCGCGCAACTGCTCGCCGGTTGCCGGATTGATCGTCCGAATTGCCATCGCGTCACGCACCCTCGTCCGTCCACACGACCCCTGCCGTGTCACCGGCGATCAGCCGCCGCCACCACGGGGCGCGATGCTCGCGATCGAAGAACAATTGCACGCTGTCGCGCCAGGCACTCTGCATCGCGATCGCATCCGCAAATCGCTCGCCGGGATCGGGCGAGAGACCACGTCGCAGCCAATCGGCGACGTCGGACGGGTAGCGGCCGAGGTCGACGTCACCCTGAAGCTCGCGGGCGAGAATCATGCGACCGTCGCGCTCGCCGAACGGCGCCTCACCGCTCAGCGTGAACGCAACGATGGCCGCGAGCGAGAAACAGTCGACGGCGGCGTCCTGCTGTTCGCCGAGGAGTTGTTCGGGAGCCGCGAACGCCGGCGTGCCGCTCGTACCGGCGCGTTCTTCTCCCCCGGCTTGTGCGATGCCGAAATCGGCAATGCGCCATCGCCGATAACGGTCGATGAGAATGTTCTCGGGCTTCAGGTCGCGATGAACGATTCCAATCGCGTGCGCGGCAGCTAGGCCGCTCAGCATGAAGTCCACCTGCGGCGCAATCTCCGTGAGCGCGCGCGGTCCGGCGCGCGCGACGAGCTCGGCGACCGATCCGCCTTCGGCGAGCTCCATCGTGTACCATGACACATCGCCGCGGCTATCCCAATCGTAGATCGGGACGATTGCTGGGTGCGCGAGCTGAGCCGCCAGCTTCGCCTCCCGGCGGAAGCGGGAGACCGCCCGCTCGTCGCGCGAGACGTGTGGGTGAAGCAGCTTGAGCGCGACCTCGCGGCCGAGGCTCAGATCGCGAACGCGCCACACGGAACCGAACGATCCGGATCCGATGGCCGCGAGCACTTCATAGTCGTCGGCCAATGCCCAGCGCAGGCGCACCTCTTCCGATTCATGCTCCGTGACAGCCGGCTCATCCCCGGCAAGCATGACCATCGTCCGGCTGCCAACCACTCGATCCATCGCGCGCAACATCGAAGCAACGGAGGGAAAGCGCTCCTCCGGATCGTCGCTCAGCGCGCGATCGATCACCATGGCGACCGCCTGCGGCGTGTCCGGCCGCAGGAGGTGGATCGGCGGGATGCCCTTTGACGGAGGAGGCTCGCCCGTTAGGCACGCAAAGCACGTCGCGGCAAGTTGCCACTGGTCGCTCGCCGCGGTCGGCGCCCAGCGCGCATCACTCCACTCGTTAGGTACCGGCAGATGGCGGAAATCCGGCTGCACGCCCGCTGGAATCTCGGCGATCGGCACGGCCCACTCCCATCCCATGAGCCACAGCCTTGCCATCGGCGCCATCCAGACCACGTCGGGTGAGACGCTCCCGTGAACGCTACCCGAGTCGTGGAGGTAGCTCAGCGCCGACCCCATCTCGCGCATGATGCGCAGCGTCGTCGGCGTGTCGTCCGCACCGCCGCGCTTCAATCGCGAACCGAGCGTCTCGCCAGCGATCCAGCGTCGAAGGTAACCGGGCCCGCGGCGACTCTCTTTGAATGACGCCCAGTAGTGATATGTGGTCGGAATCGCCGGGTGGTTTCGATGCGCGAGGTGTCGCGCCTCACTCTCGAGCCAGGCAGCATGGCCCGGATCGGGAGCGCTGACGAGTGAGAGCGAGCGGCCAAGCGCGTCGATGATTTCCTGATAGTGACGCGTCTCGCTCATCAATCCTTCCGCGCCCCACGTCCAGCCAGGCGGCAACTCCCAGTCGCTGAGGTGCGGCGGCAGCTCGTGCGTGACGCGATAAACGTCGGTGGAGGATCCGTCTTTCATCGCCCCTACATGCGCGATTCGGACAACACCTTCTCGGCGTGGTGCGCGAACTCGGGCACGAGCGCAACGTCTGGCAGCACCTCCACGTCTACTTGTTGGACGCGATGCTTCACACCGTCATCACGCGACGCGCTCTGGAGCGATGGCACATGCAGCGTGACGCTGACTACGCGCCATAGCGTGCTGGGACGCCGCTTCTCGCCATCGGCGTCCACCGTGTCGAGCTGCACCACTTCGCCGCTCGCCGGAATCACCATGCTCTCGCAGTCCGCGAGCACCTGTTCGCGGTCATGGCGGAGGATGCGCAGGTTGATCATGTCGCGAACGGGTTGAGGAGGGGGAGGGGGAACCTGGACGTCGCCCGGGGGGGACGAAGGCGGGCGCTTCGGGAGACGTGGCATAGGCGGCTAAGCTTATCAATGGCGGAGACGCGGGACCAGTCGCTCGCTAGCGCTCCCGACGCTCCGCGGAGTCGCTCGCCCACTTGGCTCGCTCCGGCGACTCTCCCATGCTGAAACCATGCGCCGATGGCGGCGTACGGTTGCGCTGACAGTCCGTTGACCAGGAGTCGAAAAACGTGTTCACGATGATCAGTATTGCCCTCGCGCTCGCGGCCGCCGTTATCGGCTACGTACAGGCGCGCTCGTTCGTACAGAGCAAGTTACGGTTTGTCGACGCGGTCCAGCACTTCGCCGCACCGCTGCTTGCGGGGCTCGCGGCGATGCTCATCGCGACGCCGGTCGTCTGGCTGTTACCGCTGGTCGGCAAGGGCACCGCGATCCTTTTTGGACTCGGCGTCGGCGCGGGCGTGTCGTCGGGTGCTCGCGAGATCCGGAAGCAAATTGGAAGCGGCACCGCCTGAGCCGACACTCGGTCTAGCAGCTCGATCCTAATGGCTAGCACGTAGCCCGACCGCCAGCACTTCCACGCCCTAACGGCGTATACAGGAAGATGGCGTCGCCGCTCTGGGAGGATCTTCGCGCGTTAGTCGCGGAAAACGTGAGCGCGCTCGCCGTGACGGTAATCATATGGACTTTCGGTGAGATGGTCTTCTCACCGGTCGGGGCAGCATACATCGCCGACATCGCGCCGGTCGATCTGCGCGGCCGTTATCAAGCGGCGTGGGCATTCACCTTCAGCCTGGGTCTGATGCCTGCGCCGATCGGCGGGACACTCCTGTATAGCGTGGCCCCGAGCGTATTGTGGGTCATTTGCCTCGGCGTCTGCGTCGCCGCGGGCTCATGGCGGGCACCTGGCTACTGGAGCGAGGGACGGGACGGAGCATCGTCACGTCGACCGGTTCGATAATCGGCGACGAACCGGCAGCGCCAGGGGATTAGCGCCGTGTGCTGACTTCGTGTGGTCGATTCAGAGGATTTCCCGCGGAGGAAGGCAGTATTGCTATTTTTCTAGCATATGCTAGTTTCGTAGCAGCAGCCCCTCGGAAACCGCCTCAGTTCACTGGAGCGAAGCGATGGCGCACGACGACGGGATCCACCTCAGCCGGCGCGAGCGGCAGATCATGGATCATCTTTTTCGGGTCGGCCGCGCGACGTCTGCCGACGTTCTCGCGGGAATGCCCGATCCGCCCAGCTATTCTGCCGTCCGTGCGATGTTGCGGACGCTCGAGGACAAGGGTCACGTTAGGCACGAGGAGGAAGGGCGTGCCTACGTCTACCTCCCGACGACGCGCCGAGAGAGCGCCCGCCGTTCGGCGCTCACGCACCTGTTGCGCACCTTCTTTGACAATTCCGCGGAGCAGGCGATGGCCGCGTTGCTCGACCTCAAGGGAACGAAGATGAGTGAAGCCGAGCTTGATCGCATGGTGGAGCGGATCGAGGTAGCCAAGAGGGAGGGGCGGTAGCCATGGTCAACGTACTTCATGTTCTTACGTCGCCCGGCGCGACGGCGGTCAAACTTCTCCCTGTGCTCGCGGACGCGGCCATCAAAGGCATCGTCGTGTTCGGTGTCGCGGCCTGTGCCGTCGCACTCTGTCGCCGCCGCTCGGCAGCGACACGTCACGCGATCCTGGCGGGCGCCGTCGCGGCGCAGCTCACGCTGCCGATACTATCGGCGCTCCTGCCCGCCTGGCGCGTGCCGATCATCGAGCGGCTCGACCAACGCCTCGCGGCGCCCACGCCGGCAGCGTTCGCGATGGCGCCCGTCGACGTGCAGATCGATGCACCGGTCGCGATCGCTATTGCACCGGATGTGGGACGCGGAATGGGTATCGGCCGAGGCCATGGTCCGCGACACGCGAGCTACTCGTATGTCACGCCGCGTGCAATCCGTGTTACGCGAAGCGGCGAGCCCTTTCTCATCACGAGCGGTGATTTTGCCGTTAGGCAGGAGCCGCGGTTCTCGGTCATCGGCGCGCTCCGCTCCTTGCGCAATCACACGCCGGCGTGGTGGATCCGCGGCGCGGCCGTCCTGTGGCTGCTCGGCGCGCTTGCGATCTTCGGTCGCTTCATTGCTGGCACGGTCGCGGTGTCGCGGCTGGCGCGGCGAAGCGAGCGCGTCGAGGACGGACGCTGGCTTTCGCTCGCGCAGCGTATCGCCATTCGCCTCGGCGTGGCGCGGCCGATGACATTGCTGCGGAGCAGGCGTTTCGACGTCCCGGTGACGTGGGGAATCGTCTACCCCGTCGTGCTGCTCCCGGACGACGCCGATGCCTGGACCGACGAGCGCCGCCGCTACGTGCTGGTGCACGAGATGGCACACGTCAAGCGTGTCGACGCATTCACGCAGGTCATCGCTCAGCTCGCGGTCGCGATCTTCTGGTTCGATCCCTTCGTGTGGATCGCGGCGCACCGCATGCGCGTCGAGCGCGAGCACGCGTGTGATGATTATGTGCTCAACGAAGGAACGCCGGCATCGGCGTACGCGGCCGACCTGCTCGAGATGGTTCGTTCGTTGGGTATGCGCGGCCGCGCGGCGCAGCCGGCGTTCGCCGCGCTCGCCATGGCGCGTCCGGGAGAGCTCGAGACGCGCATGGAGGCGATTCTCGATCCGCGTCAGGATCGTCGTTCGCTTCGGAGCGCGCCCGCGTTAGGCCTCGCGCTCTGTTCACTGCTGCTGCTCGTTCCGTTGGCGGCATTCCGTCCATTCGGCGGTCGCCGGGCGCCGTCTTTCGGCCGCGTCGAATGGGCGCCATCTGCTGTCGCCGATGTCGATCTGCCGGAGATACCCGAGGTCCCAGAAGTCCCAGAGGTCTCGGAGGTGCCCGACATTGACAGGATTCAGGCTGAGGGAGCCGAGATCCAGGCGAAGTTAGCCGGTACGCAGGCGGCACTCGCAGCCGTCCAGGCGCGCATGACGG
The genomic region above belongs to Gemmatimonadaceae bacterium and contains:
- a CDS encoding NAD-dependent succinate-semialdehyde dehydrogenase, whose translation is MAIRTINPATGEQLREFSALSADDIDAKLARAAQARLTWARTPVAERARIVRRAGDLLEKRKDQYGRLMTLEMGKTLRSAVEEAAKCGLGCRYYADHAEAFLADEPIDITGETGYVAFQPLGVVLAIMPWNFPFWQVIRFAAPALCAGNVGLLKHASNVPQCALALEALFRDAGAPDGVFQTLLIGSETIPALLDDERIVAATLTGSEHAGSEVAARAGQRIKKTVLELGGSDPFIVMPSADIERAATTAVKARTINNGQSCIAAKRFVLHEQIYEEFCELFVQYTKALVVGDPMDEKTDVGPLATDQIRKDLDQQVKESVRRGAKVLTGGRPRSGTGFYYEPTVLVEVPADSPAYREEVFGPVAALIRARDIDDAIRIANSTRFGLGASAWTTEGAEARKFALELQAGSVFINGMVASDPRFPFGGVKASGYGRELSKFGLREFVNIKTVRMAGPGKADLGLTG
- a CDS encoding serine/threonine-protein kinase; the protein is MKDGSSTDVYRVTHELPPHLSDWELPPGWTWGAEGLMSETRHYQEIIDALGRSLSLVSAPDPGHAAWLESEARHLAHRNHPAIPTTYHYWASFKESRRGPGYLRRWIAGETLGSRLKRGGADDTPTTLRIMREMGSALSYLHDSGSVHGSVSPDVVWMAPMARLWLMGWEWAVPIAEIPAGVQPDFRHLPVPNEWSDARWAPTAASDQWQLAATCFACLTGEPPPSKGIPPIHLLRPDTPQAVAMVIDRALSDDPEERFPSVASMLRAMDRVVGSRTMVMLAGDEPAVTEHESEEVRLRWALADDYEVLAAIGSGSFGSVWRVRDLSLGREVALKLLHPHVSRDERAVSRFRREAKLAAQLAHPAIVPIYDWDSRGDVSWYTMELAEGGSVAELVARAGPRALTEIAPQVDFMLSGLAAAHAIGIVHRDLKPENILIDRYRRWRIADFGIAQAGGEERAGTSGTPAFAAPEQLLGEQQDAAVDCFSLAAIVAFTLSGEAPFGERDGRMILARELQGDVDLGRYPSDVADWLRRGLSPDPGERFADAIAMQSAWRDSVQLFFDREHRAPWWRRLIAGDTAGVVWTDEGA
- a CDS encoding BlaI/MecI/CopY family transcriptional regulator, with translation MAHDDGIHLSRRERQIMDHLFRVGRATSADVLAGMPDPPSYSAVRAMLRTLEDKGHVRHEEEGRAYVYLPTTRRESARRSALTHLLRTFFDNSAEQAMAALLDLKGTKMSEAELDRMVERIEVAKREGR
- a CDS encoding M56 family metallopeptidase, which encodes MVNVLHVLTSPGATAVKLLPVLADAAIKGIVVFGVAACAVALCRRRSAATRHAILAGAVAAQLTLPILSALLPAWRVPIIERLDQRLAAPTPAAFAMAPVDVQIDAPVAIAIAPDVGRGMGIGRGHGPRHASYSYVTPRAIRVTRSGEPFLITSGDFAVRQEPRFSVIGALRSLRNHTPAWWIRGAAVLWLLGALAIFGRFIAGTVAVSRLARRSERVEDGRWLSLAQRIAIRLGVARPMTLLRSRRFDVPVTWGIVYPVVLLPDDADAWTDERRRYVLVHEMAHVKRVDAFTQVIAQLAVAIFWFDPFVWIAAHRMRVEREHACDDYVLNEGTPASAYAADLLEMVRSLGMRGRAAQPAFAALAMARPGELETRMEAILDPRQDRRSLRSAPALGLALCSLLLLVPLAAFRPFGGRRAPSFGRVEWAPSAVADVDLPEIPEVPEVPEVSEVPDIDRIQAEGAEIQAKLAGTQAALAAVQARMTAAAAATQASTAAVQAAVASVAAEAPVAASAVIASSWSGAKASCSSVALKRSGKSTSVSSSSDDDDNSFQYISSSAGRCVQVAVWGHVEFSSDEREIQRVSRDGRIYIRERRPNVDREVEVTPGDDAEPRYAYRVDGESAGFDDDARAWLGDLLPQILRESGLNAPSRVARIRRGGGVPAVLADISRTESTSAKRAAYDALLHEGNLSEDDLAKIARQAGDDLSSSDGELAAVLGEVGKMGRGSSTMAEAFGNAVEHMSSDGEKRELLQQYALKGDREMLCIAARQAKSISSDGEKSEFLKATANSYLANDDETLRKLFFDVVQTISSDGERHEVLNGALPFAQRPAVLLGVLESAKDISSDGEKSELLVTILRKRLITNQALKDVFMKITRSLSSDAEYRRVMEAALTS